One bacterium genomic window, TTCTTATGCATTTTAGAGCGGATTGTCAAAGAGAGGGACTGTGCATGAAGTGCATCGCTGCACAAGTTTTTCCTGGACCTTCCACTGTTTTTTGCACTTTTGTACTCAGGCAAGGAGCGGGAAGGCTTGAACTTGAACCCTTTCCCCTTTCCCCTTTCCCCTGCTATTCTCCCCCCATGAAACCCTCCACGAGAGCCGTTTTCAAACTCCACGGCTGGCGCAATCTGGTCGATTTTGTCCACGGCTACATCTACGGCAGGTGGATCAATACCTATCTCAAGGTTATCACGGGCAAGGCTTTCCGCCGAAAAAGAAAAGGGCCGGCACCAGCAGGCCCTCGTCCTGTTCAGCCTCAGACCAGCATGGGGAGATGGTTCGAGGAGCGGTACCATTCCAAGGTCCTGACCCACGAGGACGCGGGGAAGATCATACGCCTCGACCGGCCCCTCAGGGTTGAAAACCCGGACCAGGTTATCCCCTACGAGATCGCCAACAGCATTGTGCTCGACGCGCCCGGCTGCCTGGCTGTCATGCGCTGTCCCTGCAGGGAGATCAAGGGAAACGGGAAGTGCGGCCCGCTGGAGGTGTGCATGATCGTGGGCGAGCCGTTCGTCGACTTCATTGTTGAGCACAAGGTCAACGGGGCCAGGCGTATCACCCGGAAAGAGGGGCTCGGGATCCTGGAACAGACGAGGGACCGGGGGTGGGTACACACGGCCTGGTTCAAGGACGCCATGGCGGGCCGGTTCTACGCCATGTGCAACTGCTGCTCGTGCTGCTGCATTCCCATGAGGGCCATGAACAGGACCGGTCACGAGGCCCGTTACGTGAGCCCTTCGGGATATGTGGCCGAACTGGACATGGAAAGCTGCGCAGGGTGCGGCGGGTGCGGCGATATCTGCCCCTTCGGGGCCATGTCCGACGGCGGCGGGTTCGTGACCATCGACCGGGAAAAGTGCTTCGGTTGC contains:
- a CDS encoding 4Fe-4S binding protein; amino-acid sequence: MKPSTRAVFKLHGWRNLVDFVHGYIYGRWINTYLKVITGKAFRRKRKGPAPAGPRPVQPQTSMGRWFEERYHSKVLTHEDAGKIIRLDRPLRVENPDQVIPYEIANSIVLDAPGCLAVMRCPCREIKGNGKCGPLEVCMIVGEPFVDFIVEHKVNGARRITRKEGLGILEQTRDRGWVHTAWFKDAMAGRFYAMCNCCSCCCIPMRAMNRTGHEARYVSPSGYVAELDMESCAGCGGCGDICPFGAMSDGGGFVTIDREKCFGCGVCANLCANGAVVMVEAPEKGLPMDVDVLAGG